In a genomic window of Mycolicibacillus parakoreensis:
- a CDS encoding PPOX class F420-dependent oxidoreductase has protein sequence MALTFADLAGADYLLLTTFTKDGRPKPTAIWASPDGDRLLVITQESAWKVKRIRHTPRVTLAICDVRGRPKSEAVDAVATILPKSDNGAVYAALCRRYGLLGRAFTVVSKLRGGMRNNIGLELRAAG, from the coding sequence GTGGCCCTGACCTTCGCTGACCTCGCCGGTGCCGACTATCTGCTGCTCACCACGTTCACCAAGGACGGCCGACCGAAGCCGACCGCGATCTGGGCGTCGCCCGACGGGGACCGGTTGCTGGTGATCACCCAGGAGAGCGCGTGGAAGGTCAAGCGGATCCGCCACACTCCGCGGGTGACGCTGGCGATCTGCGATGTGCGGGGCCGCCCGAAAAGCGAGGCCGTCGACGCGGTCGCCACGATCCTGCCCAAATCCGACAACGGCGCGGTCTACGCCGCGCTGTGCCGGCGCTACGGCCTGCTGGGCCGGGCGTTCACCGTCGTCAGCAAGCTGCGCGGGGGGATGCGCAACAACATCGGGTTGGAGCTGCGCGCGGCCGGTTAG
- a CDS encoding dienelactone hydrolase family protein, producing the protein MTLPCPDGPIDALLDVPDGAGPFPGVVVIHDAVGYGPDKASVSRRIADAGYLALTPNLYARGGRARCITRVFRELLTQRGRALDDILAARDHLQSRPECTGTVGVAGFCMGGRFTLILAPQGFAAAAPFYGTPLPRRLEQVLTGACPIVASFGRRDLTGIGAGDRLQRAADHHGLTTDIKVYPEAGHSFANELPAQPLLRIAGFGYNAEATEDAWARVFAFFGEHLRS; encoded by the coding sequence ATGACCTTGCCGTGCCCCGACGGCCCGATCGACGCCCTGCTCGATGTGCCCGACGGGGCCGGACCGTTTCCCGGGGTGGTGGTCATCCACGACGCGGTCGGCTATGGGCCGGACAAGGCGTCGGTCTCGCGGCGGATCGCGGACGCCGGCTACCTGGCGCTCACCCCGAACCTGTATGCGCGCGGCGGGCGGGCCCGCTGCATCACCCGGGTGTTCCGCGAGCTTCTGACCCAACGCGGCCGCGCCCTCGACGACATCCTGGCCGCCCGCGACCACCTGCAGTCCCGCCCGGAGTGCACCGGAACGGTCGGGGTGGCCGGGTTCTGCATGGGCGGGAGGTTCACGCTGATCCTGGCGCCACAGGGGTTCGCCGCGGCCGCCCCGTTCTACGGCACGCCGCTGCCCCGCCGCCTGGAGCAGGTGCTGACCGGCGCCTGCCCGATCGTGGCCAGCTTCGGGCGCCGCGACCTCACCGGGATCGGCGCCGGCGACCGGCTACAGCGCGCCGCCGACCACCACGGGCTGACCACCGACATCAAGGTCTACCCCGAAGCCGGGCACAGCTTCGCCAACGAGCTGCCCGCCCAGCCGCTGCTGCGGATCGCCGGGTTCGGATACAACGCCGAGGCCACCGAGGACGCCTGGGCGCGCGTCTTCGCGTTCTTCGGAGAGCACCTGCGGAGCTAA
- a CDS encoding FxsA family protein, whose protein sequence is MLLVYVLAELAVLAALAATIGAGWTVLLVLGAFAVGLAVAGVQLPRHVRGLLTGWTRLDRAVGDSALVGTGTLLVLLPGLASSVVGVLLLWPPTRAAVRPVLTAVTIGRLTPRAPTAARPDYIDGEVIDVTDVSPGADAPQGRPPALPTPRTP, encoded by the coding sequence ATGCTGTTGGTCTACGTGCTGGCCGAACTGGCGGTGCTGGCCGCGTTGGCCGCCACGATCGGGGCGGGCTGGACGGTGTTGCTGGTTCTCGGGGCGTTCGCGGTGGGGCTGGCGGTCGCCGGGGTGCAACTGCCGCGCCACGTCCGCGGGCTGCTCACCGGCTGGACCCGCCTGGACCGGGCGGTCGGCGACAGCGCCCTGGTGGGCACGGGAACGCTGCTGGTGCTGCTGCCGGGCCTGGCCAGCAGCGTCGTCGGGGTGCTGCTGTTGTGGCCGCCGACCCGGGCGGCGGTGCGGCCGGTGCTGACCGCGGTGACGATCGGACGGCTGACCCCGCGGGCCCCGACGGCCGCGCGCCCCGACTACATCGACGGTGAGGTCATCGACGTGACCGACGTCAGCCCCGGCGCCGACGCACCCCAGGGGAGGCCACCGGCGCTGCCGACACCGCGCACCCCGTAG
- a CDS encoding amidohydrolase — MTTLLCGGRIHSPSHPDATAMAVRDGVVAWLGSDAVGRAQFPDADLVDLAGGFVTPAFVDAHVHLTETGLGLIGLDLRAATSRPHCLQLIAEAVRTVGGHPDSLIWGHGWDETRWPDPVAPSTAELDAVVGNRPVYLARIDVHSALASTDLRRRVDGLAALPGDGDQRPLVEDAHHRVRAAARALLTADQRRAARLAALDAAAAHGIVAVHECAGPEIGGLGDWQELRDVDHGVQVVGYWGEPVRTAAEAVALREETGAAGLAGDLFVDGSLGSHTAWLAQPYADAPADFGSRRLDPDTVLAHLMACTEAGVTAGFHVIGDAAVTAVVTALAQVVDRFGAPAVARCGHRLEHLEMVGAAEAAQLGAWGVIASVQPNFDALWGGPDGMYARRLGVERAGNLNPFALLASQGVPLAFGSDTPVTALNPWATVRAAATHRTPGSAISPRAAFAAATRGGWRAGGVHDGLTGTLVPGAPASYAVWDTGELIVSAPRDAVQRWSTDPRSRVPALPRLSVEDPLPQCRHTVHQGRVIHG; from the coding sequence GTGACCACTTTGCTGTGCGGGGGCCGTATCCACAGCCCCAGCCATCCCGATGCGACCGCGATGGCGGTCCGCGACGGGGTCGTGGCCTGGCTGGGCAGCGACGCGGTCGGCCGGGCCCAGTTCCCCGACGCCGACCTCGTCGATTTGGCCGGCGGCTTCGTCACCCCCGCGTTCGTCGATGCGCACGTGCACCTCACCGAGACCGGGCTGGGCCTGATCGGGCTGGATCTGCGCGCGGCCACCTCGCGGCCGCATTGCTTGCAGCTGATCGCCGAGGCGGTGCGCACCGTCGGCGGACACCCCGATTCGCTGATCTGGGGGCACGGCTGGGATGAGACCCGCTGGCCCGACCCGGTCGCCCCCAGCACCGCCGAGCTGGACGCGGTCGTCGGGAACCGCCCGGTGTATCTGGCCCGCATCGACGTGCACTCCGCGCTGGCCTCCACCGATCTGCGCCGACGAGTCGACGGGCTCGCCGCCCTGCCCGGGGACGGCGACCAGCGCCCGCTGGTCGAGGACGCCCACCACCGGGTCCGCGCGGCCGCGCGGGCGCTGCTCACCGCCGACCAGCGCCGCGCGGCCCGACTCGCCGCCCTCGACGCCGCCGCCGCCCACGGCATCGTCGCGGTGCACGAGTGCGCCGGCCCCGAGATCGGGGGGCTGGGTGACTGGCAGGAGCTGCGTGACGTCGACCACGGCGTGCAGGTCGTGGGCTACTGGGGCGAGCCGGTGCGCACCGCGGCCGAGGCGGTCGCGTTACGCGAGGAGACCGGGGCGGCCGGATTGGCGGGGGATCTGTTCGTCGACGGCTCGCTGGGCTCGCACACCGCATGGCTGGCCCAGCCCTACGCCGACGCCCCGGCCGACTTCGGCAGCCGCCGCCTCGACCCCGACACCGTCCTCGCGCACCTGATGGCCTGCACCGAGGCGGGGGTGACCGCCGGGTTCCACGTCATCGGCGATGCGGCGGTCACCGCGGTCGTCACGGCATTAGCGCAGGTCGTCGACCGGTTCGGGGCGCCTGCGGTGGCGCGCTGCGGCCATCGGCTCGAACATCTGGAGATGGTCGGCGCCGCCGAGGCGGCCCAGTTGGGCGCGTGGGGCGTCATCGCCAGCGTGCAACCCAATTTCGACGCCCTCTGGGGCGGGCCCGACGGGATGTACGCACGACGACTCGGTGTCGAACGCGCCGGTAACCTCAACCCGTTCGCGCTGTTAGCATCCCAAGGCGTGCCCCTCGCCTTCGGCTCCGACACCCCGGTCACCGCCCTCAACCCGTGGGCGACGGTGCGGGCCGCCGCGACCCATCGCACACCGGGCAGCGCGATCTCACCGCGGGCCGCCTTCGCCGCCGCCACCCGCGGCGGGTGGCGTGCCGGCGGCGTCCACGACGGGCTGACCGGCACCCTGGTGCCCGGCGCGCCCGCCTCCTACGCGGTGTGGGACACCGGTGAGCTCATCGTCAGCGCCCCCCGTGACGCGGTCCAGCGGTGGTCGACCGATCCGCGCTCGAGGGTTCCGGCGCTGCCGCGGCTGAGCGTCGAGGACCCGCTGCCGCAGTGCCGGCACACCGTCCACCAGGGCAGGGTCATCCATGGCTGA
- the lnt gene encoding apolipoprotein N-acyltransferase: MAERPGRRRHHDITEIIPVVSEEHPHGPDDLDDLDDRDEPDGAGESPADAEDPDGAGDNADNEAGGSADTGADEEHHDPETGTAGRLAARARALAATALQVLAALLARLVGAAGRRLARLGVATVPRIPRLTTTAVAGLLLCAAFPPWNWWWAAVIAFALLSWVLIRPETTVLGGLGYGLLFGLVFYVPLLPWISGLVGAVPWLALALVCAMFPALFGLGAAVVRHLPGWPVWFAVLWATQEWLKSIFPFGGFPWGVVGFSQTDSPLLALTSLGGVPLLSTAVVLVGCSATVIALEIGRWWRQDRAQAAAGPPPAVVLPGVCICLVLLGTAAVWPQVRHAGSGAGNDPTMTVAAVQGNVPRLGLDFNEQRRQVLDNHVRETERLAEAVHAGRAPQPQFVVWPENASDIDPLINADAAQEITRAARMIGAPILVGTVLRAPGWTTENPVGTNSVLVWDPESGPVDRHDKQVVQPFGEYLPWRGFFRHLSGYVDRAGYFLPVDGDGVVQAAGVPVGVATCWEVIFDRVPRESVLAGAQVLVVPTNNATFDAAMSAQQLAFAKARAVEHDRYVVVAGTTGISAIIAPDGRELARTEFFEPAFLDGPIHLKTALTPATRWGPAVQWLLVGLGLAALVAAVLHNRGLLRRRGPTHATPAAAASAAPPDDVGAADDGEATPERSGADEGAT, from the coding sequence ATGGCTGAGCGGCCTGGGCGCCGGCGCCACCACGACATCACCGAGATCATCCCGGTGGTCTCCGAGGAGCACCCGCACGGCCCCGACGACCTGGACGATTTGGATGATCGGGACGAACCCGACGGCGCCGGGGAGTCGCCCGCAGACGCCGAGGACCCCGACGGCGCCGGTGACAACGCCGACAACGAGGCGGGAGGCAGCGCCGATACCGGCGCCGATGAGGAGCACCACGATCCCGAGACCGGCACCGCCGGTCGGCTGGCTGCGCGGGCGCGTGCGTTGGCCGCGACCGCCCTGCAGGTTCTCGCGGCCCTGCTGGCGCGCCTCGTCGGTGCCGCCGGCCGGCGCCTGGCCCGTCTCGGGGTGGCCACCGTCCCGCGTATTCCGCGACTGACCACCACCGCGGTGGCCGGTCTGCTGCTGTGCGCCGCCTTCCCGCCGTGGAACTGGTGGTGGGCGGCGGTGATCGCCTTCGCCCTGCTGTCCTGGGTGCTGATCCGCCCGGAGACCACAGTGCTCGGCGGTCTCGGCTACGGGTTGCTGTTCGGGCTGGTGTTCTACGTGCCGTTGCTGCCGTGGATCTCCGGGCTGGTCGGGGCCGTGCCGTGGCTGGCGTTGGCGCTGGTGTGCGCGATGTTCCCGGCGTTGTTCGGCCTCGGAGCCGCGGTGGTTCGGCACCTGCCCGGCTGGCCGGTCTGGTTCGCGGTGCTGTGGGCCACCCAGGAATGGCTGAAATCGATCTTCCCGTTCGGCGGTTTTCCGTGGGGCGTGGTCGGCTTCAGTCAGACCGACAGCCCGCTGCTGGCGTTGACCTCCCTCGGCGGAGTGCCGCTGCTGTCGACGGCGGTGGTGCTGGTGGGCTGCAGTGCCACCGTGATCGCGTTGGAGATCGGACGCTGGTGGCGTCAGGACCGGGCGCAGGCGGCCGCCGGACCGCCACCGGCGGTCGTGCTGCCCGGGGTCTGCATCTGTCTGGTGCTGTTGGGCACCGCGGCGGTCTGGCCGCAGGTCCGGCACGCCGGTTCGGGCGCGGGCAACGACCCGACGATGACCGTGGCCGCCGTGCAGGGCAACGTGCCGCGGCTGGGCCTGGACTTCAACGAGCAGCGTCGTCAGGTCCTCGACAACCACGTGCGCGAGACCGAGCGGCTCGCCGAGGCGGTGCACGCCGGGCGTGCCCCGCAACCCCAATTCGTGGTCTGGCCGGAGAACGCCTCCGATATCGATCCGTTGATCAACGCCGACGCCGCCCAGGAGATCACCCGGGCCGCCCGGATGATCGGCGCGCCCATCCTGGTCGGCACCGTGCTGCGCGCTCCCGGCTGGACCACCGAGAACCCGGTCGGGACGAATTCGGTGCTGGTCTGGGACCCCGAGTCCGGTCCGGTCGACCGCCATGACAAACAGGTGGTGCAGCCGTTCGGCGAATACCTGCCCTGGCGGGGGTTTTTCCGCCACCTCTCCGGATACGTCGACCGGGCCGGGTATTTCCTGCCGGTCGACGGTGACGGGGTGGTGCAGGCCGCCGGGGTGCCGGTCGGGGTCGCCACCTGCTGGGAGGTCATCTTCGACCGGGTGCCGCGCGAATCGGTGCTCGCCGGGGCCCAGGTACTGGTGGTGCCCACCAACAACGCCACCTTCGACGCGGCGATGAGCGCCCAGCAGTTGGCGTTCGCCAAGGCCCGCGCCGTCGAGCACGACCGCTACGTGGTCGTCGCGGGCACCACCGGCATCAGCGCGATCATCGCCCCCGACGGACGCGAGCTGGCCCGCACCGAATTCTTCGAGCCCGCCTTCCTCGACGGACCGATCCACCTCAAAACGGCGCTGACCCCGGCCACCCGGTGGGGTCCGGCGGTGCAGTGGCTGCTCGTCGGGTTGGGGCTGGCCGCCCTCGTCGCGGCGGTCCTGCACAATAGGGGCCTGCTGCGTAGGCGGGGCCCGACCCACGCCACACCGGCTGCCGCGGCATCCGCCGCACCACCTGATGACGTCGGTGCCGCCGACGACGGCGAGGCGACCCCGGAGCGGTCCGGGGCAGACGAAGGAGCCACATGA
- a CDS encoding polyprenol monophosphomannose synthase, giving the protein MTPGRPTDAEPRPSQRSLVIIPTFNERENLPLILDRVRTVCPEVDVLIVDDGSPDGTGALADELALADPDAVSVMHRVSKDGLGAAYLAGFAWGLERGYAVVVEMDADGSHAPEQLHRLLDAIDEGADVAIGSRYVDGGAVRNWPLRRLLLSKTANTYSRLLLGVKIRDITAGYRAYRREVLEEIDLDAVDSKGYCFQIDLTWRAINNGFSIVEVPITFTERELGVSKMSGSNIREAMAKVARWGIGGRWDRARGAART; this is encoded by the coding sequence ATGACCCCCGGCCGCCCGACGGACGCCGAACCCCGCCCCAGCCAGCGCAGCCTGGTGATCATCCCGACGTTCAACGAACGGGAGAACCTGCCGCTGATCCTGGACCGGGTGCGTACCGTGTGCCCCGAGGTCGACGTGCTCATCGTCGACGACGGCAGCCCCGACGGCACCGGTGCGCTCGCCGACGAGCTCGCCCTCGCCGACCCCGACGCGGTCTCGGTGATGCATCGGGTCAGCAAGGACGGTCTGGGCGCGGCGTATCTGGCCGGGTTCGCCTGGGGCCTGGAGCGCGGGTACGCGGTGGTCGTGGAGATGGACGCCGACGGCAGCCACGCCCCCGAACAGCTGCACCGTCTGCTCGACGCCATCGACGAGGGCGCCGATGTGGCGATCGGGTCGCGTTACGTCGACGGCGGCGCGGTGCGCAACTGGCCGCTGCGCCGGCTGCTGCTGTCGAAAACCGCCAACACCTATTCGCGGCTGCTGTTGGGGGTCAAAATCCGCGACATCACCGCCGGGTACCGCGCCTACCGCCGCGAGGTGCTCGAGGAGATCGACCTCGACGCCGTCGACTCCAAGGGCTACTGCTTCCAGATCGACCTGACGTGGCGGGCGATCAACAACGGCTTCTCGATCGTCGAGGTGCCCATCACCTTCACTGAACGCGAACTCGGGGTGTCGAAGATGAGTGGGTCGAACATCCGCGAGGCCATGGCCAAGGTGGCCCGGTGGGGGATCGGCGGGCGCTGGGACCGGGCGCGCGGGGCGGCGCGAACCTAA
- a CDS encoding TetR/AcrR family transcriptional regulator C-terminal domain-containing protein: MSSGSADAPVGSAALRVDTVVGEALAVVNAGGLESLTMRRLAERLGAHLPTIYRLVDGKDALIDEMAETILAHALSRCSPAEQSGWEHPIVGHARGLRSALLAQRDGARIVGGNYAAKHANLTYVDSLVGCMRDAGLGGEHALWAASSVFCYVLGEVLEQQGARGEENETLHRVVQAGRYRHLASSPVQRLLDFDARFDFGLRLLIAGIHASPGVGGATDAGP, encoded by the coding sequence ATGTCAAGTGGGTCTGCCGATGCCCCAGTCGGATCGGCGGCGTTACGGGTCGACACGGTGGTCGGCGAGGCGCTCGCGGTCGTCAATGCCGGGGGGTTGGAGTCGCTGACGATGCGGCGCCTCGCCGAACGGCTCGGCGCCCACCTGCCGACCATCTACCGACTGGTCGACGGCAAGGACGCGCTCATCGACGAGATGGCCGAGACCATCCTGGCGCACGCGTTGTCGCGTTGTTCCCCCGCAGAGCAGAGCGGCTGGGAGCACCCCATCGTCGGACACGCCCGAGGTCTGCGTTCGGCTCTGCTCGCCCAACGCGACGGCGCGCGAATCGTCGGCGGCAACTATGCGGCCAAACACGCCAACCTCACCTATGTCGACAGCCTCGTCGGCTGTATGCGCGATGCCGGGTTGGGGGGCGAACACGCCCTGTGGGCGGCGAGTTCGGTCTTCTGCTACGTCCTCGGCGAAGTTCTTGAGCAGCAGGGTGCGCGCGGCGAGGAGAACGAGACGCTGCACCGGGTCGTGCAGGCCGGGCGTTATCGGCATCTGGCGTCAAGCCCCGTCCAGCGACTGCTGGACTTCGATGCGCGTTTCGACTTCGGTCTCCGACTGCTGATCGCCGGCATCCACGCCTCACCCGGCGTCGGCGGAGCCACCGACGCCGGGCCCTGA